One window of Bos indicus isolate NIAB-ARS_2022 breed Sahiwal x Tharparkar chromosome 20, NIAB-ARS_B.indTharparkar_mat_pri_1.0, whole genome shotgun sequence genomic DNA carries:
- the LMBRD2 gene encoding G-protein coupled receptor-associated protein LMBRD2 isoform X3 — protein MSGAALGLEIVFVFFLALFLLHRYGDFKKQHRLVIVGTLLAWYLCFLIVFILPLDVSTTIYNRCKHAAANSSPPEGSNMTGLYATATSVPSQHPCFKPWSYIPDGIMPIFWRVVYWTSQFLTWILLPFMQSYARSGGFSITGKIKTALIENAIYYGTYLLIFGAFLIYVAVNPHLHLEWNQLQTIGIAAANTWGLFLLVLLLGYGLVEIPRSYWNGAKRGYLLMKTYFKAAKLMTEKADAEETLEDVMEEVRKVNESIKYNHPLRKCVDTILKKCPIDYQEKMGRNMDDYEDFDEKHNTYPSEKSLVKLHKQVIYSVQRHRRTQVQWQILLEQAFYLEDVAKNETSATCQFVHTFQSPEPENRFIQYFYNPTVEWYWECLLRPWFYRILAVVLSIFSVIVVWSECTFFSTRPVLSLFAVFIQLAEKTYNYIYIEIACFLSIFFLSICVYSTVFRIRVFNYYYLASHHQTDAYSLLFSGMLFCRLTPPLCLNFLGLTHMDSSISHQNTQPTAYTSIMGSMKVLSFIADGFYIYYPMLVVILCIATYFSLGTRCLNLLGFQQFMGDNDMTSDLVDEGKELIRREKRKRQRQEEGENRRREWKERYGHTREDSTRNRNVHIDPKESNFSEMSTNRSTSKYTRANNRTERDRIELLQDAEPLDFNAETFTDDPLESESGRFYHETQMLL, from the exons ATGAGTGGTGCAGCTCTGGGACTCGagattgtttttgtctttttcctggcATTATTCCTACTTCATCGTTATGGAGACTTTAAGAAGCAGCATAGACTTGTCATTGTTGGAACACTGCTAGCTTGGTATCTCTGCTTTCTGATTGTCTTTATACTCCCTCTGGATGTTAGTACG ACAATATACAACCGGTGCAAACATGCTGCTGCAAACTCAAGCCCTCCTGAGGGTAGCAACATGACAGGATTGTATGCAACTGCTACCTCAGTCCCAAg CCAACATCCGTGTTTCAAGCCATGGAGTTACATTCCTGATGGAATCATGCCAATTTTCTGGAGGGTAGTATATTGGACTTCACAATTTTTAACATG GATTCTGTTACCTTTCATGCAGTCATATGCAAGATCAGGAGGGTTTTCCATCACTGGGAAGATCAAAACTGCACTAATTGAGAATGCAATCTATTATGGCACCTATTTGCTGATTTTTGgagcatttttaatttatgtagCTGTCAACCCACACTTGCACCTAGAATG GAACCAGCTTCAGACAATTGGGATAGCAGCTGCAAATACATGGGGTCTGTTTCTTCTTGTGTTGTTGTTGGGGTATGGCTTGGTAGAAATTCCTCGCTCATACTGGAATGGTGCAAAAAGAGGTTATCTACTCATGAAAACTTATTTTAAGGCAGCCAAATTGATGACAGAGAAAGCAGATGCAGAAGAGACTTTAGAAGATGTCATGGAG GAAGTTCGTAAAGTAAATGAGAGCATCAAGTATAACCACCCACTGAGAAAATGTGTTGACACAATACTTAAAAAG TGCCCTATAGACTATCAGGAAAAAATGGGCAGGAACATGGATGATTATGAAGATTTTGATGAAAAGCATAATACCTACCCAAGTGAAAAAAGTCTGGTAAAACTACATAAACAG GTGATTTATTCAGTTCAGAGACATCGACGAACTCAAGTACAATGGCAGATTCTTTTGGAACAAGCATTTTATCTAGAAGATGTagcaaaaaatgaaacaagtgCTACTTGTCAGTTTGTTCATACCTTTCAATCGCCAGAGCCAGAAAAtagatttattcaatatttttataatcctACAGTTG AGTGGTACTGGGAATGTCTTTTGCGACCCTGGTTTTATCGGATACTTGCTGTGGTGTTGTCCATATTCTCCGTTATAGTTGTGTGGTCAGAGTGCACATTCTTTAGCACTAGACCTGTCTTATCCCTCTTTGCAGTCTTCATACAGCTGGCTGAAAAAACatacaattatatttatatcGAG attgcttgctttctttccatCTTCTTCCTCAGTATCTGTGTTTATTCTACCGTGTTCAGGATTCGTGTATTTAACTATTACTACCTGGCTTCACATCACCAGACTGATGCTTATAGCCTTCTTTTCAGTGGCAT GTTATTTTGCCGTTTGACTCCTCCTTTATGTCTTAATTTCTTGGGTTTGACCCACATGGATTCATCCATCTCTCACCAAAATACACAGCCAACTGCTTATACATCT ATTATGGGTTCCATGAAAGTTTTATCCTTTATTGCAGATGGGTTCTATATATATTATCCTATGTTGGTGGTAATTCTCTGCATTGCTACGTATTTTAG CTTGGGAACTCGTTGTTTGAATCTACTTGGTTTCCAGCAGTTCATGGGAGATAATGATATGACATCAGACTTAGTTGATGAAGGAAAAGAATTAATTAGACGAG agaagagaaaaaggcaaCGGCAAGAAGAAGGTGAAAATAGAAGAAGA GAATGGAAAGAACGTTATGGACACACTAGAGAAGATTCCACTAGAAACAGAAATGTTCATATTGACCCAAAAGAATCAAACTTCTCAGAAATGAGTACCAACCGAT cGACATCTAAATATACCAGGGCTAATAACAGGACTGAAAGGGACCGAATAGAACTTCTTCAAGATGCAGAACCTTTAGATTTTAATGCAGAAACGTTCACTGATGACCCTCTTGAATCTGAATCAGGAAG GTTTTATCATGAAACTCAGATGCTATTgtag
- the LMBRD2 gene encoding G-protein coupled receptor-associated protein LMBRD2 isoform X2: protein MSGAALGLEIVFVFFLALFLLHRYGDFKKQHRLVIVGTLLAWYLCFLIVFILPLDVSTTIYNRCKHAAANSSPPEGSNMTGLYATATSVPSQHPCFKPWSYIPDGIMPIFWRVVYWTSQFLTWILLPFMQSYARSGGFSITGKIKTALIENAIYYGTYLLIFGAFLIYVAVNPHLHLEWNQLQTIGIAAANTWGLFLLVLLLGYGLVEIPRSYWNGAKRGYLLMKTYFKAAKLMTEKADAEETLEDVMEEVRKVNESIKYNHPLRKCVDTILKKCPIDYQEKMGRNMDDYEDFDEKHNTYPSEKSLVKLHKQVIYSVQRHRRTQVQWQILLEQAFYLEDVAKNETSATCQFVHTFQSPEPENRFIQYFYNPTVEWYWECLLRPWFYRILAVVLSIFSVIVVWSECTFFSTRPVLSLFAVFIQLAEKTYNYIYIEIACFLSIFFLSICVYSTVFRIRVFNYYYLASHHQTDAYSLLFSGMLFCRLTPPLCLNFLGLTHMDSSISHQNTQPTAYTSIMGSMKVLSFIADGFYIYYPMLVVILCIATYFSLGTRCLNLLGFQQFMGDNDMTSDLVDEGKELIRREKRKRQRQEEGENRRREWKERYGHTREDSTRNRNVHIDPKESNFSEMSTNRSTSKYTRANNRTERDRIELLQDAEPLDFNAETFTDDPLESESGRYQPGGRYLSMSRSRIFDDV, encoded by the exons ATGAGTGGTGCAGCTCTGGGACTCGagattgtttttgtctttttcctggcATTATTCCTACTTCATCGTTATGGAGACTTTAAGAAGCAGCATAGACTTGTCATTGTTGGAACACTGCTAGCTTGGTATCTCTGCTTTCTGATTGTCTTTATACTCCCTCTGGATGTTAGTACG ACAATATACAACCGGTGCAAACATGCTGCTGCAAACTCAAGCCCTCCTGAGGGTAGCAACATGACAGGATTGTATGCAACTGCTACCTCAGTCCCAAg CCAACATCCGTGTTTCAAGCCATGGAGTTACATTCCTGATGGAATCATGCCAATTTTCTGGAGGGTAGTATATTGGACTTCACAATTTTTAACATG GATTCTGTTACCTTTCATGCAGTCATATGCAAGATCAGGAGGGTTTTCCATCACTGGGAAGATCAAAACTGCACTAATTGAGAATGCAATCTATTATGGCACCTATTTGCTGATTTTTGgagcatttttaatttatgtagCTGTCAACCCACACTTGCACCTAGAATG GAACCAGCTTCAGACAATTGGGATAGCAGCTGCAAATACATGGGGTCTGTTTCTTCTTGTGTTGTTGTTGGGGTATGGCTTGGTAGAAATTCCTCGCTCATACTGGAATGGTGCAAAAAGAGGTTATCTACTCATGAAAACTTATTTTAAGGCAGCCAAATTGATGACAGAGAAAGCAGATGCAGAAGAGACTTTAGAAGATGTCATGGAG GAAGTTCGTAAAGTAAATGAGAGCATCAAGTATAACCACCCACTGAGAAAATGTGTTGACACAATACTTAAAAAG TGCCCTATAGACTATCAGGAAAAAATGGGCAGGAACATGGATGATTATGAAGATTTTGATGAAAAGCATAATACCTACCCAAGTGAAAAAAGTCTGGTAAAACTACATAAACAG GTGATTTATTCAGTTCAGAGACATCGACGAACTCAAGTACAATGGCAGATTCTTTTGGAACAAGCATTTTATCTAGAAGATGTagcaaaaaatgaaacaagtgCTACTTGTCAGTTTGTTCATACCTTTCAATCGCCAGAGCCAGAAAAtagatttattcaatatttttataatcctACAGTTG AGTGGTACTGGGAATGTCTTTTGCGACCCTGGTTTTATCGGATACTTGCTGTGGTGTTGTCCATATTCTCCGTTATAGTTGTGTGGTCAGAGTGCACATTCTTTAGCACTAGACCTGTCTTATCCCTCTTTGCAGTCTTCATACAGCTGGCTGAAAAAACatacaattatatttatatcGAG attgcttgctttctttccatCTTCTTCCTCAGTATCTGTGTTTATTCTACCGTGTTCAGGATTCGTGTATTTAACTATTACTACCTGGCTTCACATCACCAGACTGATGCTTATAGCCTTCTTTTCAGTGGCAT GTTATTTTGCCGTTTGACTCCTCCTTTATGTCTTAATTTCTTGGGTTTGACCCACATGGATTCATCCATCTCTCACCAAAATACACAGCCAACTGCTTATACATCT ATTATGGGTTCCATGAAAGTTTTATCCTTTATTGCAGATGGGTTCTATATATATTATCCTATGTTGGTGGTAATTCTCTGCATTGCTACGTATTTTAG CTTGGGAACTCGTTGTTTGAATCTACTTGGTTTCCAGCAGTTCATGGGAGATAATGATATGACATCAGACTTAGTTGATGAAGGAAAAGAATTAATTAGACGAG agaagagaaaaaggcaaCGGCAAGAAGAAGGTGAAAATAGAAGAAGA GAATGGAAAGAACGTTATGGACACACTAGAGAAGATTCCACTAGAAACAGAAATGTTCATATTGACCCAAAAGAATCAAACTTCTCAGAAATGAGTACCAACCGAT cGACATCTAAATATACCAGGGCTAATAACAGGACTGAAAGGGACCGAATAGAACTTCTTCAAGATGCAGAACCTTTAGATTTTAATGCAGAAACGTTCACTGATGACCCTCTTGAATCTGAATCAGGAAG GTATCAGCCTGGTGGACGATACCTCTCAATGTCTCGCAGCAGAATATTTGATGATGTTTAA
- the LMBRD2 gene encoding G-protein coupled receptor-associated protein LMBRD2 isoform X1 — MSGAALGLEIVFVFFLALFLLHRYGDFKKQHRLVIVGTLLAWYLCFLIVFILPLDVSTTIYNRCKHAAANSSPPEGSNMTGLYATATSVPSQHPCFKPWSYIPDGIMPIFWRVVYWTSQFLTWILLPFMQSYARSGGFSITGKIKTALIENAIYYGTYLLIFGAFLIYVAVNPHLHLEWNQLQTIGIAAANTWGLFLLVLLLGYGLVEIPRSYWNGAKRGYLLMKTYFKAAKLMTEKADAEETLEDVMEEVRKVNESIKYNHPLRKCVDTILKKCPIDYQEKMGRNMDDYEDFDEKHNTYPSEKSLVKLHKQVIYSVQRHRRTQVQWQILLEQAFYLEDVAKNETSATCQFVHTFQSPEPENRFIQYFYNPTVEWYWECLLRPWFYRILAVVLSIFSVIVVWSECTFFSTRPVLSLFAVFIQLAEKTYNYIYIEIACFLSIFFLSICVYSTVFRIRVFNYYYLASHHQTDAYSLLFSGMLFCRLTPPLCLNFLGLTHMDSSISHQNTQPTAYTSIMGSMKVLSFIADGFYIYYPMLVVILCIATYFSLGTRCLNLLGFQQFMGDNDMTSDLVDEGKELIRREKRKRQRQEEGENRRREWKERYGHTREDSTRNRNVHIDPKESNFSEMSTNRSTSKYTRANNRTERDRIELLQDAEPLDFNAETFTDDPLESESGRSFLYPPFRYQPGGRYLSMSRSRIFDDV, encoded by the exons ATGAGTGGTGCAGCTCTGGGACTCGagattgtttttgtctttttcctggcATTATTCCTACTTCATCGTTATGGAGACTTTAAGAAGCAGCATAGACTTGTCATTGTTGGAACACTGCTAGCTTGGTATCTCTGCTTTCTGATTGTCTTTATACTCCCTCTGGATGTTAGTACG ACAATATACAACCGGTGCAAACATGCTGCTGCAAACTCAAGCCCTCCTGAGGGTAGCAACATGACAGGATTGTATGCAACTGCTACCTCAGTCCCAAg CCAACATCCGTGTTTCAAGCCATGGAGTTACATTCCTGATGGAATCATGCCAATTTTCTGGAGGGTAGTATATTGGACTTCACAATTTTTAACATG GATTCTGTTACCTTTCATGCAGTCATATGCAAGATCAGGAGGGTTTTCCATCACTGGGAAGATCAAAACTGCACTAATTGAGAATGCAATCTATTATGGCACCTATTTGCTGATTTTTGgagcatttttaatttatgtagCTGTCAACCCACACTTGCACCTAGAATG GAACCAGCTTCAGACAATTGGGATAGCAGCTGCAAATACATGGGGTCTGTTTCTTCTTGTGTTGTTGTTGGGGTATGGCTTGGTAGAAATTCCTCGCTCATACTGGAATGGTGCAAAAAGAGGTTATCTACTCATGAAAACTTATTTTAAGGCAGCCAAATTGATGACAGAGAAAGCAGATGCAGAAGAGACTTTAGAAGATGTCATGGAG GAAGTTCGTAAAGTAAATGAGAGCATCAAGTATAACCACCCACTGAGAAAATGTGTTGACACAATACTTAAAAAG TGCCCTATAGACTATCAGGAAAAAATGGGCAGGAACATGGATGATTATGAAGATTTTGATGAAAAGCATAATACCTACCCAAGTGAAAAAAGTCTGGTAAAACTACATAAACAG GTGATTTATTCAGTTCAGAGACATCGACGAACTCAAGTACAATGGCAGATTCTTTTGGAACAAGCATTTTATCTAGAAGATGTagcaaaaaatgaaacaagtgCTACTTGTCAGTTTGTTCATACCTTTCAATCGCCAGAGCCAGAAAAtagatttattcaatatttttataatcctACAGTTG AGTGGTACTGGGAATGTCTTTTGCGACCCTGGTTTTATCGGATACTTGCTGTGGTGTTGTCCATATTCTCCGTTATAGTTGTGTGGTCAGAGTGCACATTCTTTAGCACTAGACCTGTCTTATCCCTCTTTGCAGTCTTCATACAGCTGGCTGAAAAAACatacaattatatttatatcGAG attgcttgctttctttccatCTTCTTCCTCAGTATCTGTGTTTATTCTACCGTGTTCAGGATTCGTGTATTTAACTATTACTACCTGGCTTCACATCACCAGACTGATGCTTATAGCCTTCTTTTCAGTGGCAT GTTATTTTGCCGTTTGACTCCTCCTTTATGTCTTAATTTCTTGGGTTTGACCCACATGGATTCATCCATCTCTCACCAAAATACACAGCCAACTGCTTATACATCT ATTATGGGTTCCATGAAAGTTTTATCCTTTATTGCAGATGGGTTCTATATATATTATCCTATGTTGGTGGTAATTCTCTGCATTGCTACGTATTTTAG CTTGGGAACTCGTTGTTTGAATCTACTTGGTTTCCAGCAGTTCATGGGAGATAATGATATGACATCAGACTTAGTTGATGAAGGAAAAGAATTAATTAGACGAG agaagagaaaaaggcaaCGGCAAGAAGAAGGTGAAAATAGAAGAAGA GAATGGAAAGAACGTTATGGACACACTAGAGAAGATTCCACTAGAAACAGAAATGTTCATATTGACCCAAAAGAATCAAACTTCTCAGAAATGAGTACCAACCGAT cGACATCTAAATATACCAGGGCTAATAACAGGACTGAAAGGGACCGAATAGAACTTCTTCAAGATGCAGAACCTTTAGATTTTAATGCAGAAACGTTCACTGATGACCCTCTTGAATCTGAATCAGGAAG ATCATTTCTTTATCCACCTTTCAGGTATCAGCCTGGTGGACGATACCTCTCAATGTCTCGCAGCAGAATATTTGATGATGTTTAA